From the Musa acuminata AAA Group cultivar baxijiao chromosome BXJ1-2, Cavendish_Baxijiao_AAA, whole genome shotgun sequence genome, one window contains:
- the LOC135611229 gene encoding small ribosomal subunit protein uS12 has product MGKTRGMGAGRKLKTHRRRQRWADKAYKKSHLGNEWKKPFAGSSHAKGIVLEKIGIEAKQPNSAIRKCARVQLIKNGKKIAAFVPNDGCLNFIEENDEVLIAGFGRKGHAVGDIPGVRFKVVKVSGVSLLALFKEKKEKPRS; this is encoded by the exons ATGGG GAAGACCCGTGGTATGGGAGCTGGGCGTAAGCTCAAAACTCACAGGAGGCGGCAGAGGTGGGCGGACAAAGCATACAAGAAAAGTCATCTCGGGAATGAGTGGAAGAAACCTTTTGCTGGTTCTTCACATGCCAAGGGTATTGTCCTCGAAAAGAT AGGCATCGAAGCCAAGCAGCCCAACTCCGCCATCCGAAAGTGTGCTAGAGTTCAACTGATCAAGAATGGAAAGAAAATTGCAGCCTTTGTTCCGAACGATGGTTGTTTAAATTTCATCGAAGAAAAT GACGAAGTCTTGATCGCTGGTTTTGGACGGAAGGGACACGCGGTGGGTGATATTCCCGGAGTGCGGTTCAAGGTGGTGAAGGTTTCGGGTGTGTCGCTGTTGGCGCTATTcaaggaaaagaaggagaagCCTCGCTCTTAA
- the LOC103976632 gene encoding uncharacterized protein LOC103976632, which translates to MPTFTAIALDRLLEPGSGMPMSPKPPPVPIKMVKGAQEATTRRSNPRPNIRPALYATPETTPIPDAPWWFPPHSPYLINHKRRGRRLVKSLLQGQACSTGPKPPDEEQKIEVMNGNGHDEEVQKAGHGQGSRGGSVVDESGGGELQDEHLGKGVIATEEMAKPLSEDPERDDDTENFFDLQDSLSTASNSEADDTCGRWKPITPLGEYYDAFDDILSDGSARSSYPNVEDELREMRLNVLMEIEKRTQAEEALANLQNQWQRLSHRLSLVGLKLPTPPTVPEAVDVPANLHPAEELYQQVVVARFVADAVGRGCARAKVQLEMETQIASKNFEIARLSDRLQYYEAANKEMSQRNQEAIEMARRQRNWRKRRQRWFWGSIGVAITLGGAAIAWSYLPVSVSKPTPSEVDTTSSHEQ; encoded by the exons ATGCCGACATTCACTGCGATCGCCTTGGATAGACTTTTGGAGCCTGGGTCTGGAATGCCTATGTCACCAAAGCCACCTCCGGTGCCGATCAAGATGGTGAAGGGGGCACAAGAAGCAACGACCCGCAGGAGCAATCCTCGACCCAACATCCGCCCTGCTCTTTATGCCACCCCGGAGACCACCCCGATCCCTGACGCCCCTTGGTGGTTTCCTCCACACTCGCCATACCTCATTAACCATAAGAGACGTGGGCGTCGCCTCGTCAAGAGCCTCTTGCAGGGCCAAGCTTGTTCCACAGGACCAAAGCCACCCGAtgaggagcagaagattgaagtgaTGAATGGAAATGGGCATGACGAGGAGGTGCAGAAAGCTGGTCATGGACAGGGTAGCCGGGGTGGTTCTGTTGTGGATGAATCTGGTGGAGGCGAGCTGCAAGATGAACATTTGGGTAAAGGGGTGATCGCAACCGAGGAAATGGCAAAGCCTCTGTCTGAAGACCCCGAAAGAGATGACGACACAGAGAACTTCTTTGATCTGCAGGACTCGCTGAGCACTGCCAGTAACTCCGAGGCCGATGATACCTGTGGTCGGTGGAAACCAATTACCCCATTGGGAGAGTATTATGATGCCTTTGACG ATATTCTTAGTGATGGTTCTGCACGATCTTCCTATCCAAATGTTGAAGATGAACTGCGTGAAATGAGGCTAAATGTGTTGATGGAGATAGAGAAGCGGACACAAGCCGAAGAAGCACTAGCGAACCTGCAAAACCAATGGCAGCGACTGAGTCATCGACTGTCGCTTGTTGGCTTGAAGCTTCCAACTCCTCCAACCGTTCCTGAGGCTGTGGATGTGCCTGCAAACTTGCATCCTGCAGAGGAATTGTACCAACAGGTTGTTGTTGCACGCTTTGTAGCCGACGCTGTAGGGAGGGGTTGTGCCCGTGCCAAGGTTCAGCTAGAGATGGAAACCCAAATTGCATCAAAGAACTTTGAGATCGCTAGGTTATCGGATCGGCTCCAGTATTACGAAGCTGCAAATAAAGAAATgtctcaaagaaatcaagaggccATTG AAATGGCACGACGACAACGCAACTGGCGTAAGAGGAGGCAAAGATGGTTTTGGGGCTCAATTGGTGTTGCCATTACACTCGGTGGCGCTGCCATCGCGTGGTCTTATCTTCCAGTATCAGTATCGAAACCAACTCCCTCCGAAGTTGATACCACAAGCAGTCATGAACAATGA
- the LOC135611210 gene encoding inositol-pentakisphosphate 2-kinase IPK1-like isoform X3, with protein sequence MLVRADDAKDWFYKGEGAANIVLGYCGSSLFLVGKVLRIQKVAKGGSPSPNGCLVLSDHERLMWKDIGELAESTSKDVAATAFIDHVMRNLLDSKHIDAGILVHVSKEFLEAVEGNIKSQRPPWRIDASKIDVLCESAFLISDHSIIIGTPKHDFCIAVEIKPKCGFLPSSEYIAEKNAVKRHVTRFKMHQFLKLHQGEISQISGYDPLDLFSGLKDRIHLAITALFASPQNNFRIFLNGCLIFGGLGGSMDNTDVRSHKSGEAIADLISACGLQLGSFLELVAEAIFGSGILDRLLATQQLDVLDIEGAIHVYYNIISRPCAVCKNSSDAELLHQYSSLHSLSLDDSLKIVREYLIAATAKDCSLMISFSRTADGRNASDCNSVALKSLNQSYNYKAYFIDLDLKPLEKMAYYYKLDQKIVNFYKMNDKTEGKPSISGSGGPPGEALDASS encoded by the exons ATGTTGGTAAGAGCAGACGATGCAAAGGATTGGTTTTACAAAGGAGAAGGAGCTGCTAATATTGTCCTGGGCTACTGTGGCTCTTCCCTCTTTTTG GTGGGCAAGGTATTACGGATTCAAAAGGTTGCAAAGGGCGGAAGCCCGTCTCCAAATGGATGCTTGGTCCTATCCGATCATGAAAGACTAATGTGGAAAGACATTGGTGAACTCGCCGAGTCCACTTCGAAAGATGTTGCTGCTACAGCTTTTATTGACCATGTCATGAGGAATTTATTGGACTCCAAGCATATAGACGCTGGg ATTCTTGTCCATGTTTCTAAGGAATTCTTGGAGGCTGTCGAGGGGAATATCAAGAGTCAACGTCCTCCATGGAGGATTGATGCCTCCAAAATTGATGTCCTTTGCGAATCTGCATTTCTTATTTCTGACCATTCAATCATTATTG GTACTCCGAAACATGACTTCTGCATTGCAGTAGAAATAAAG CCAAAATGTGGGTTTCTTCCATCTTCAGAATACATAGCTGAGAAAAATGCTGTTAAGAGGCATGTAACACGATTTAAAATGCATCAGTTCTTAAAACTTCATCAGGGAGAG ATATCACAAATAAGTGGGTATGATCCGCTTGATCTATTCTCTGGATTAAAAGATAGAATACATCTGGCCATCACTGCATTGTTTGCATCTCCTCAAAATAATTTCCGTATATTTTTGAATGGCTGTCTTATTTTTGGAGGATTGGGAGGTAGCATGGATAATACAGATGTCCGATCTCATAAATCAGGAGAAGCAATTGCGGATCTGATCTCTGCATGTGGCTTACAGTTAGGTAGCTTCCTTGAGCTTGTAGCAGAGGCAATCTTCGGGTCCGGGATTTTAGATAGGCTTTTAGCAACTCAGCAGTTGGATGTTCTTGACATAGAAGGGGCTATTCATGTATATTACAATATTATTTCTCGGCCTTGTGCGGTCTGCAAAAATTCAAGTGATGCAGAGCTTTTGCATCAGTATTCCTCGTTGCATTCTCTGTCATTGGACGACAGCCTGAAAATTGTTAGGGAATATCTTATAGCTGCTACCGCAAAGGATTGCAGCCTGATGATCAGCTTTAGCCGCACAGCAGATGGACGTAATGCGTCTGATTGTAATTCTGTAGCTCTCAAATCATTGAATCAAAGCTATAATTACAAG GCTTATTTTATTGACTTGGATTTGAAACCTCTGGAGAAGATGGCTTATTACTATAAATTGGATCAGAAGATAGTGAATTTCTACAAAATGAATGACAAAACGGAAGGAAAGCCGAGCATTTCTGGAAGTGGAGGCCCACCTGGAGAAGCACTCGATGCTAGTAGTTAA
- the LOC135611227 gene encoding dof zinc finger protein DOF5.6-like: MASPSMQIFMESSDWLKGVVQEDSGMDASSPSSEVMSCSRPPPVMEERLRPQHDQALKCPRCDSTHTKFCYYNNYSLSQPRYLCKTCRRYWTKGGTLRNVPVGGGCRKNKRSGAKKTADLLHPSASSSLKEATSSCLHQPFPLVQLPHLESIFTNTCRNIDFMECKYDLMLDNPMDGLDLMDGKLGAILTRNQLPLGGGNPGLGEAASHGSASASFHSMIGTCGFCIDGNHAGLMEACRGLALPFDGLEEPNSVEVKPGDWINLSTQWADQCCVDAGRAVMGCDKGLASWAGLMNGMAPR, translated from the exons ATGGCAAGTCCTTCCATGCAAATTTTTATGGAGTCCTCCGACTGGCTAAAG GGCGTTGTTCAGGAAGACAGCGGGATGGATGCCTCCTCCCCATCCAGTGAAGTGATGTCATGCTCAAGGCCGCCGCCGGTCATGGAGGAAAGGCTGCGGCCACAGCACGACCAAGCTCTCAAGTGTCCCAGATGTGACTCCACtcacaccaagttctgctactacaacaactacagcctCTCCCAGCCAAGGTACTTGTGCAAAACATGCAGGAGGTACTGGACTAAAGGCGGAACCCTAAGAAATGTGCCCGTCGGCGGCGGCTGCCGAAAGAACAAGCGCTCGGGTGCTAAAAAGACGGCCGACCTGTTGCATCCATCTGCTTCCTCCTCGCTCAAAGAAGCAACCAGCAGCTGCCTCCACCAACCCTTCCCTCTGGTGCAATTACCGCATCTTGAATCAATATTCACCAACACTTGTCGGAACATTGATTTCATGGAGTGCAAGTACGACCTGATGCTCGACAACCCTATGGATGGGCTTGATCTCATGGATGGCAAGCTTGGGGCCATCCTCACCAGGAACCAACTCCCCTTGGGTGGAGGGAATCCAGGCCTCGGAGAAGCTGCAAGCCATGGATCCGCCTCGGCCAGCTTCCACAGCATGATCGGCACTTGCGGCTTCTGCATCGATGGGAACCATGCTGGCCTCATGGAGGCATGCCGGGGGCTTGCGCTCCCTTTCGATGGGCTCGAGGAGCCAAATTCCGTGGAGGTGAAGCCCGGAGACTGGATTAATCTATCAACGCAGTGGGCAGATCAGTGTTGCGTCGATGCGGGTCGTGCGGTAATGGGGTGCGACAAAGGCCTCGCATCGTGGGCTGGGTTGATGAATGGAATGGCTCCCCGGTGA
- the LOC135611203 gene encoding curcumin synthase 2-like, which yields MASLHALRKTQRAQGPATIMAIGTANPPNLYEQSTYPDYYFRVTNSEHKQDLKHKFRRMCEKTMVKRRYLHLTEEILKERPKLCSYMEPSFDDRQDIVVEEVPKLAKEAATKAIKEWGRSKSDITHLVFCSISGIDMPGADYRLAKLLGLPLSVNRIMLYSQACHMGAAMLRIAKDLAENNKGARVLVVSCEITVLSFRGPDEHDFEALAGQAGFGDGAAAVIVGADPIQGLEKPIYEIMSATQVTVPESEKAVGGHLREVGLTFHFFNQLPLIIADNIGNSLADAFKPLGITDWNEVFWVAHPGNWAIMDAIESKLGLLPEKLSTARHVFAEYGNMQSATVYFVMDEVRKRSVVEGRTTTGDGLQWGVLFGFGPGLSIETVVLRSVPL from the exons ATGGCCAGCCTCCACGCTCTGCGCAAGACACAGAGGGCTCAGGGTCCGGCCACCATCATGGCCATCGGCACCGCCAACCCTCCCAACCTCTACGAACAGAGCACCTATCCCGACTACTACTTCCGCGTCACCAACTCTGAGCACAAGCAGGATCTCAAGCACAAGTTTCGGCGCATGT GCGAGAAGACGATGGTCAAACGGCGCTACCTGCATCTCACCGAGGAGATCCTCAAGGAGAGACCAAAACTGTGCTCCTACATGGAGCCATCCTTCGACGACCGGCAGGACATCGTGGTGGAGGAGGTGCCCAAGCTGGCCAAGGAAGCCGCCACCAAGGCCATCAAGGAGTGGGGCCGCTCCAAGTCCGACATCACCCACTTGGTCTTCTGCTCCATCAGCGGCATCGACATGCCCGGCGCCGACTACCGCCTTGCAAAGCTCCTCGGCCTCCCGTTGTCCGTCAACCGCATCATGCTCTACAGCCAGGCCTGCCATATGGGCGCCGCCATGCTCCGCATCGCCAAGGACCTCGCCGAGAACAACAAGGGGGCTCGTGTGCTCGTGGTGTCCTGCGAGATCACCGTCCTCAGCTTCCGAGGCCCGGACGAGCACGACTTCGAGGCCCTCGCTGGCCAAGCGGGGTTCGGTGACGGAGCAGCTGCGGTCATCGTGGGTGCCGATCCGATCCAAGGCCTGGAGAAGCCGATCTACGAGATAATGTCGGCCACGCAAGTAACGGTGCCGGAGAGCGAGAAGGCCGTGGGAGGCCACCTCCGGGAGGTCGGCCTGACCTTCCACTTCTTCAACCAGCTGCCCCTGATCATCGCCGACAACATCGGGAACAGCCTCGCGGACGCATTCAAGCCCTTGGGCATCACCGACTGGAACGAGGTGTTCTGGGTGGCGCACCCGGGAAATTGGGCCATCATGGACGCCATCGAGTCCAAGCTGGGGCTCCTGCCGGAGAAGCTCAGCACAGCACGGCATGTATTCGCCGAGTACGGCAACATGCAGAGCGCCACCGTGTATTTCGTGATGGATGAGGTGAGGAAGCGGTCGGTGGTGGAGGGGCGGACGACCACCGGGGATGGACTGCAGTGGGGGGTGCTCTTTGGGTTTGGACCGGGGCTCAGCATCGAGACTGTCGTGCTCCGCAGCGTACCACTCTAA
- the LOC135611219 gene encoding zinc-finger homeodomain protein 2-like — translation MEVRGQELQEQEKIYNPTPLQQSAAFTMPLPPSTLLHYATEARGGTGDARNGMASLIHNRTPASAPALASALGSGGRSNSTTTTTTAAAALLPATDTDAALRYRECLRNHAASLGGHILDGCCEFMPRSDDALKCAACGCHRSFHRRDTDMNSPLRDLQNGTHGRVPLLLPPHHLSLPSTGHDHNLKLFGSAGILLHTGASVGAATESSTEELMLGTVPQQRFTVSKKRFRTKFTAEQKERMMAFAEKVGWRMQKQHEGAVEQFCGEVGVSRQVLKVWMHNNKNALRKQQQQEEEEEEEEEEEEVEEQQQHHHEMPEA, via the coding sequence ATGGAAGTTAGAGGACAGGAGTTGCAGGAGCAGGAGAAGATCTACAATCCTACTCCTCTCCAGCAATCCGCTGCCTTCACCATGCCTTTACCCCCTTCCACCTTGCTTCACTATGCCACCGAAGCAAGAGGTGGAACAGGTGATGCCAGAAATGGGATGGCGTCTCTGATCCACAATCGCACTCCCGCTTCAGCTCCTGCCCTGGCGAGTGCTTTGGGTAGCGGTGGTCGATCCaattccaccaccaccaccaccaccgccgccgccgcccttcTTCCTGCCACCGACACTGACGCGGCACTCCGGTACCGGGAGTGTCTCCGGAACCATGCTGCCAGCCTAGGCGGGCACATCCTCGATGGCTGCTGCGAGTTCATGCCACGCAGCGACGACGCACTCAAGTGCGCCGCCTGTGGTTGCCACCGAAGCTTCCACCGCAGAGACACCGACATGAATTCTCCCCTCCGCGACCTTCAGAACGGCACCCACGGTAGAGTGCCTCTCCTGCTTCCTCCACACCACCTCTCTCTACCTTCGACCGGCCACGATCACAACCTGAAGCTTTTCGGCTCCGCCGGCATTCTGCTTCATACCGGTGCAAGCGTGGGCGCGGCGACGGAGTCGTCGACCGAGGAGCTTATGCTAGGCACCGTGCCGCAGCAGCGGTTCACGGTGTCTAAGAAGAGGTTCAGGACAAAGTTCACGGCCGAacagaaggagaggatgatggccTTCGCCGAGAAGGTCGGGTGGAGAATGCAGAAGCAGCATGAGGGTGCGGTAGAGCAATTTTGCGGCGAGGTTGGTGTTAGTAGGCAAGTGCTAAAGGTGTGGATGCACAACAACAAGAACGCCCTAAGGAAGCAACAGcagcaggaggaagaggaggaggaggaggaggaggaggaggaggtggaggagcagcagcagcaccaccacGAAATGCCAGAAGCTTGA
- the LOC135611210 gene encoding inositol-pentakisphosphate 2-kinase IPK1-like isoform X1: MSHLQQEQKMLVRADDAKDWFYKGEGAANIVLGYCGSSLFLVGKVLRIQKVAKGGSPSPNGCLVLSDHERLMWKDIGELAESTSKDVAATAFIDHVMRNLLDSKHIDAGILVHVSKEFLEAVEGNIKSQRPPWRIDASKIDVLCESAFLISDHSIIIGTPKHDFCIAVEIKPKCGFLPSSEYIAEKNAVKRHVTRFKMHQFLKLHQGEISQISGYDPLDLFSGLKDRIHLAITALFASPQNNFRIFLNGCLIFGGLGGSMDNTDVRSHKSGEAIADLISACGLQLGSFLELVAEAIFGSGILDRLLATQQLDVLDIEGAIHVYYNIISRPCAVCKNSSDAELLHQYSSLHSLSLDDSLKIVREYLIAATAKDCSLMISFSRTADGRNASDCNSVALKSLNQSYNYKAYFIDLDLKPLEKMAYYYKLDQKIVNFYKMNDKTEGKPSISGSGGPPGEALDASS; this comes from the exons ATGAGCCATCTTCAGCAG GAACAAAAGATGTTGGTAAGAGCAGACGATGCAAAGGATTGGTTTTACAAAGGAGAAGGAGCTGCTAATATTGTCCTGGGCTACTGTGGCTCTTCCCTCTTTTTG GTGGGCAAGGTATTACGGATTCAAAAGGTTGCAAAGGGCGGAAGCCCGTCTCCAAATGGATGCTTGGTCCTATCCGATCATGAAAGACTAATGTGGAAAGACATTGGTGAACTCGCCGAGTCCACTTCGAAAGATGTTGCTGCTACAGCTTTTATTGACCATGTCATGAGGAATTTATTGGACTCCAAGCATATAGACGCTGGg ATTCTTGTCCATGTTTCTAAGGAATTCTTGGAGGCTGTCGAGGGGAATATCAAGAGTCAACGTCCTCCATGGAGGATTGATGCCTCCAAAATTGATGTCCTTTGCGAATCTGCATTTCTTATTTCTGACCATTCAATCATTATTG GTACTCCGAAACATGACTTCTGCATTGCAGTAGAAATAAAG CCAAAATGTGGGTTTCTTCCATCTTCAGAATACATAGCTGAGAAAAATGCTGTTAAGAGGCATGTAACACGATTTAAAATGCATCAGTTCTTAAAACTTCATCAGGGAGAG ATATCACAAATAAGTGGGTATGATCCGCTTGATCTATTCTCTGGATTAAAAGATAGAATACATCTGGCCATCACTGCATTGTTTGCATCTCCTCAAAATAATTTCCGTATATTTTTGAATGGCTGTCTTATTTTTGGAGGATTGGGAGGTAGCATGGATAATACAGATGTCCGATCTCATAAATCAGGAGAAGCAATTGCGGATCTGATCTCTGCATGTGGCTTACAGTTAGGTAGCTTCCTTGAGCTTGTAGCAGAGGCAATCTTCGGGTCCGGGATTTTAGATAGGCTTTTAGCAACTCAGCAGTTGGATGTTCTTGACATAGAAGGGGCTATTCATGTATATTACAATATTATTTCTCGGCCTTGTGCGGTCTGCAAAAATTCAAGTGATGCAGAGCTTTTGCATCAGTATTCCTCGTTGCATTCTCTGTCATTGGACGACAGCCTGAAAATTGTTAGGGAATATCTTATAGCTGCTACCGCAAAGGATTGCAGCCTGATGATCAGCTTTAGCCGCACAGCAGATGGACGTAATGCGTCTGATTGTAATTCTGTAGCTCTCAAATCATTGAATCAAAGCTATAATTACAAG GCTTATTTTATTGACTTGGATTTGAAACCTCTGGAGAAGATGGCTTATTACTATAAATTGGATCAGAAGATAGTGAATTTCTACAAAATGAATGACAAAACGGAAGGAAAGCCGAGCATTTCTGGAAGTGGAGGCCCACCTGGAGAAGCACTCGATGCTAGTAGTTAA
- the LOC135611210 gene encoding inositol-pentakisphosphate 2-kinase IPK1-like isoform X2 produces the protein MSHLQQMLVRADDAKDWFYKGEGAANIVLGYCGSSLFLVGKVLRIQKVAKGGSPSPNGCLVLSDHERLMWKDIGELAESTSKDVAATAFIDHVMRNLLDSKHIDAGILVHVSKEFLEAVEGNIKSQRPPWRIDASKIDVLCESAFLISDHSIIIGTPKHDFCIAVEIKPKCGFLPSSEYIAEKNAVKRHVTRFKMHQFLKLHQGEISQISGYDPLDLFSGLKDRIHLAITALFASPQNNFRIFLNGCLIFGGLGGSMDNTDVRSHKSGEAIADLISACGLQLGSFLELVAEAIFGSGILDRLLATQQLDVLDIEGAIHVYYNIISRPCAVCKNSSDAELLHQYSSLHSLSLDDSLKIVREYLIAATAKDCSLMISFSRTADGRNASDCNSVALKSLNQSYNYKAYFIDLDLKPLEKMAYYYKLDQKIVNFYKMNDKTEGKPSISGSGGPPGEALDASS, from the exons ATGAGCCATCTTCAGCAG ATGTTGGTAAGAGCAGACGATGCAAAGGATTGGTTTTACAAAGGAGAAGGAGCTGCTAATATTGTCCTGGGCTACTGTGGCTCTTCCCTCTTTTTG GTGGGCAAGGTATTACGGATTCAAAAGGTTGCAAAGGGCGGAAGCCCGTCTCCAAATGGATGCTTGGTCCTATCCGATCATGAAAGACTAATGTGGAAAGACATTGGTGAACTCGCCGAGTCCACTTCGAAAGATGTTGCTGCTACAGCTTTTATTGACCATGTCATGAGGAATTTATTGGACTCCAAGCATATAGACGCTGGg ATTCTTGTCCATGTTTCTAAGGAATTCTTGGAGGCTGTCGAGGGGAATATCAAGAGTCAACGTCCTCCATGGAGGATTGATGCCTCCAAAATTGATGTCCTTTGCGAATCTGCATTTCTTATTTCTGACCATTCAATCATTATTG GTACTCCGAAACATGACTTCTGCATTGCAGTAGAAATAAAG CCAAAATGTGGGTTTCTTCCATCTTCAGAATACATAGCTGAGAAAAATGCTGTTAAGAGGCATGTAACACGATTTAAAATGCATCAGTTCTTAAAACTTCATCAGGGAGAG ATATCACAAATAAGTGGGTATGATCCGCTTGATCTATTCTCTGGATTAAAAGATAGAATACATCTGGCCATCACTGCATTGTTTGCATCTCCTCAAAATAATTTCCGTATATTTTTGAATGGCTGTCTTATTTTTGGAGGATTGGGAGGTAGCATGGATAATACAGATGTCCGATCTCATAAATCAGGAGAAGCAATTGCGGATCTGATCTCTGCATGTGGCTTACAGTTAGGTAGCTTCCTTGAGCTTGTAGCAGAGGCAATCTTCGGGTCCGGGATTTTAGATAGGCTTTTAGCAACTCAGCAGTTGGATGTTCTTGACATAGAAGGGGCTATTCATGTATATTACAATATTATTTCTCGGCCTTGTGCGGTCTGCAAAAATTCAAGTGATGCAGAGCTTTTGCATCAGTATTCCTCGTTGCATTCTCTGTCATTGGACGACAGCCTGAAAATTGTTAGGGAATATCTTATAGCTGCTACCGCAAAGGATTGCAGCCTGATGATCAGCTTTAGCCGCACAGCAGATGGACGTAATGCGTCTGATTGTAATTCTGTAGCTCTCAAATCATTGAATCAAAGCTATAATTACAAG GCTTATTTTATTGACTTGGATTTGAAACCTCTGGAGAAGATGGCTTATTACTATAAATTGGATCAGAAGATAGTGAATTTCTACAAAATGAATGACAAAACGGAAGGAAAGCCGAGCATTTCTGGAAGTGGAGGCCCACCTGGAGAAGCACTCGATGCTAGTAGTTAA
- the LOC103976807 gene encoding protein RADIALIS-like 3, protein MASGSLSRSSTSSWTPQQNKLFERALAVYDKDTPDRWLNVARAVGGGKTAEEVKKHYELLLEDLHRIESGLVPYPNYKSSGTRR, encoded by the coding sequence ATGGCTTCGGGATCGCTCTCGCGCAGCTCGACCTCCTCGTGGACTCCGCAGCAGAACAAGCTCTTCGAGCGGGCTCTCGCGGTGTACGACAAGGACACCCCCGATCGCTGGCTGAATGTGGCACGAGCCGTAGGCGGGGGGAAGACCGCCGAAGAGGTCAAGAAACACTACGAGCTGCTCTTGGAGGACCTCCACCGCATCGAGTCGGGTCTGGTGCCGTATCCAAATTACAAGTCCTCCGGCACCCGGCGCTGA